A genomic stretch from Styela clava chromosome 5, kaStyClav1.hap1.2, whole genome shotgun sequence includes:
- the LOC144423022 gene encoding beclin-1-like, protein MEELPLYGSGGFRLLWDTKFDQGMVAFLDCLQQFKEEVEQSKKGFKLPYKMEKGKIEDTGGTGTSYWIKLQFNSEEQWTKALKFMLTNLKWGLAWVSSEFSSNTSS, encoded by the exons atggag GAACTCCCTTTGTATGGCAGTGGTGGTTTTCGTTTACTGTGGGATACAAAGTTTGATCAAGGCATGGTAGCATTTCTTGATTGTCTCCAACAATTCAAGGAAGAAGTTGAGCAAAGCAAGAAAGGTTTCAAATTACCATACAA AATGGAAAAAGGAAAAATTGAAGACACAGGAGGCACTGGAACATCATATTGGATAAAGCTACAATTCAATTCAGAAGAACAATGGACAAAAGCATTGAAATTTATGCTGACCAATTTAAAATGGGGACTTGCCTGGGTGTCTTctgaattttcatcaaatacTTCGTCTTAA
- the LOC120344992 gene encoding uncharacterized protein LOC120344992 isoform X1, with protein sequence MCGITIECYMILGKPPCKYAIVGLGSLAREEVTLYSDFEHVIIIDDAVKELTVGQQEEIQEYFRWFTVIFQILIIGIGETFIRSVGVKSLNDLYSGDASKNWYYDMFTPSGISFDGRVPHSCNIPLGRQETTKTRNSKVELIQPASKMAKFLTSNEHLKNGYYLSDLLSRTCFVIGDTELYEYFRTKTFETLGTEDSTKSVEEWEEMLVPKSGTILNNSMSGAIKTFCDIKTMFYRPVTAILAYWARKWRFTSGSTFDCVLHIKNHPRAEGLPLKWCDRLEYTVAAVCEMRLKAYATGKNQRLKVLQQDVDKFVGNSTILFCCDVIRELYATVESSELKNTSPSDNGCLQDLPPTLIKEINDCRAQAQHLNIMGHHNGARILLESLAERRDLGHLAFDIRLSLALTYVFLGDELAEMNENRMELFTKAENIMSDLMCWKEFCGNAYGRATICAKLASIYFNQNSIPKMASVLRRWFSAFSNDDISLINKQLLLMRALDAINEFEPWEIREYFVKVLTEDEDLLSKLILQLALACADLSDGSAEVARRNILEIFEKCEENIGTFDQDLLDRFLGRVIEIQGKQMWLVDSFLTMELVSGMRTSQRSAVDNTDTFKLFTNPVQRLILFLFASETEKKQKRKIRYVFKAIAICQELERTEHKTENLIEQGKKQYPRAISQLFACCDFEHITRLCSCYLEVPHYVRGNSSVKRSTTAFIRNFLHHCTLEVKSGKLPSIYGEFMKVSGTFAHLFSHPACILEINDFLLVLNGSDMMKFFPVWQRWIKPNEGDSRIIRIFNSALHMLSKYDVVNSSKLFWKLLHYTNCDRSLKRKVVILLQFVIQICPNVICMLHLSYRWMLAVAEHKGELRTSKTKLYNEVIGMHDVDKQANFFWRFIVSEDYRSPIYVKSLLFFLCILDKKLSESNWTLYKS encoded by the coding sequence ATGTGTGGAATAACTATTGAATGCTATATGATACTTGGAAAACCCCCATGCAAGTATGCAATCGTTGGACTTGGTTCTCTTGCTCGGGAGGAAGTAACCTTATATTCTGATTTTGAGCATGTGATCATAATAGATGATGCGGTGAAAGAGTTAACCGTTGGCCAACAAGAAGAAATTCAAGAATATTTTCGTTGGTTTACTGTTATATTTCAAATCCTCATCATTGGAATTGGTGAGACATTTATCCGAAGCGTTGGTGTTAAGAGTCTGAATGATCTTTACTCTGGAGATGCGTCAAAAAATTGGTATTATGATATGTTTACTCCTTCTGGAATATCTTTCGATGGAAGAGTTCCACACTCTTGCAACATACCTCTTGGTAGACAAGAAACAACAAAAACTCGGAATAGCAAAGTTGAGCTTATTCAACCTGCAAGTAAAATGGCAAAATTTTTAACTTCTAACGAACATCTTAAAAATGGATACTATTTGAGTGATCTCCTGTCACGGACATGTTTTGTAATCGGCGACACGGAATTATATGAGTACTTTAGAACAAAGACATTTGAAACTCTTGGTACCGAGGATTCTACTAAGAGTGTTGAAGAATGGGAAGAGATGTTAGTACCAAAAAGTGGAACGATTCTGAATAATTCGATGTCTGGTGCAATAAagacattttgcgatataaaaACCATGTTTTACAGACCTGTGACAGCAATATTAGCATACTGGGCACGAAAATGGCGCTTTACGAGTGGATCAACATTTGACTGTGTTTTACACATAAAGAATCACCCAAGAGCCGAGGGTTTACCGCTGAAATGGTGTGATCGATTAGAATATACTGTTGCTGCTGTTTGTGAAATGAGGTTAAAAGCATATGCCACTGGTAAAAACCAGAGGCTAAAGGTTTTACAACAGGATGTTGATAAATTCGTTGGAAATAGTACTATTCTATTCTGCTGCGATGTTATTCGCGAATTATACGCAACTGTTGAGAGCAgtgaattaaaaaatactagTCCCTCTGACAACGGTTGCCTTCAGGACTTGCCTCCAACTCttataaaggaaatcaatgatTGTAGAGCACAGGCTCAACATCTAAATATCATGGGACATCACAATGGTGCTCGAATACTACTTGAGAGTCTGGCGGAGAGAAGGGACTTGGGACACTTGGCTTTTGATATAAGACTGTCCTTAGCTCTGACATATGTGTTTTTGGGAGACGAGTTGgcagaaatgaatgaaaatcgAATGGAGTTATTCACGAAAGCAGAAAACATTATGTCAGATCTTATGTGCTGGAAAGAATTTTGTGGTAATGCATATGGCAGAGCAACGATTTGTGCAAAGTTAGCAAGTATTTATTTTAACCAAAATTCCATCCCTAAGATGGCATCTGTTCTCAGGCGATGGTTTTCGGCATTTTCAAATGATGACATTTCTCTCATTAATAAACAGCTCCTGCTCATGAGAGCACTTGATGCAATTAATGAGTTTGAACCTTGGGAAATCCGAGAGTATTTTGTAAAAGTTCTTACTGAAGATGAGGATTTGCTATCAAAATTAATTCTACAACTAGCTTTGGCGTGTGCTGACCTATCTGACGGTAGTGCGGAAGTAGCTCGTAGAAATATActggaaatatttgaaaaatgtgaagaaAATATAGGAACTTTCGACCAGGATTTACTGGATCGTTTTTTGGGAagagtaattgaaattcaaggtAAACAAATGTGGTTGGTTGACTCTTTTTTGACAATGGAACTTGTTTCTGGGATGCGAACCAGTCAAAGAAGTGCTGTGGATAACACTGATACCTTCAAGTTATTCACCAACCCTGTGCAGCGCCtcattctttttctttttgcatCGGAAACTGAAAAGAAACAAAAGCGTAAAATACGGTACGTTTTTAAGGCTATTGCTATATGCCAAGAACTCGAAAGGACGGAACATAAGACCGAAAATTTGATTGAGCAGGGTAAAAAACAATATCCTCGTGCAATTTCCCAGCTTTTTGCATGTTGTGATTTTGAGCACATAACCAGACTTTGCTCGTGTTATCTTGAAGTCCCACATTATGTACGTGGCAACTCAAGTGTGAAACGATCAACAACTGCTTTCATCAGAAATTTTCTACATCACTGTACACTTGAAGTGAAGAGTGGTAAACTTCCAAGTATATATGGTGAATTTATGAAGGTGTCTGGTACTTTTGCACACTTATTTTCCCACCCTGCATGTATTCTTGAAATAAATGATTTCTTATTAGTTCTAAATGGATCTGATATGATGAAATTCTTTCCAGTTTGGCAAAGATGGATCAAACCTAATGAAGGGGATAGTCGCATCATTCGAATTTTCAATTCAGCACTTCACATGCTTTCTAAATATGACGTTGTGAATAGTTCCAAGTTGTTTTGGAAATTGCTGCATTATACCAACTGCGACAGGAGCTTGAAAAGAAAGGTGGTGATCCTTTTACAGTTTGTAATACAGATTTGTCCGAACGTTATTTGTATGTTACATTTGTCATATCGTTGGATGCTAGCAGTAGCAGAGCACAAGGGTGAACTCCGGACATCAAAAACTAAACTGTATAATGAGGTCATAGGCATGCATGATGTGGATAAACAAGCAAACTTTTTTTGGAGATTCATTGTGTCTGAAGATTATCGTTCACCCATTTATGTTAAATCGctgttgttttttctttgtaTTCTGGACAAAAAGTTATCAGAGTCAAATTGGACACTATATAAGTCCTGA